One window of the Pieris brassicae chromosome 4, ilPieBrab1.1, whole genome shotgun sequence genome contains the following:
- the LOC123708249 gene encoding uncharacterized protein LOC123708249, translating into MLISSLFFLCLLSLIYAYINHNPEFTATTSAIRQIWSGSCRLSCRQSQYSSFSGLSGLDGSNTISASPGTSHARATTICVCETCPCALIDNVLNTCRPVTDAYYGTLECLSNYTCNIMQIISGYTQYFTSVAGCGVSCPRQAQLSASRQLDSSQNINFGNQARVERKSMVKGIKSLILRRKSTSGNQTEDPERNEDIEPRKRTLSIVSKKESVDDTTSMPNGCARCIEKGYTCMKNCPRAKKN; encoded by the exons ATGCTAATTAGTTCCCTCTTTTTCCTGTGCTTGCTTTCACTCATTTATGCTTAC ATTAACCATAACCCAGAATTCACGGCAACAACGTCCGCAATCCGCCAGATTTGGTCAGGCAGTTGTCGTCTGTCATGCCGTCAAAGCCAGTACAGCAGTTTCAGCGGTCTGAGTGGCCTCGACGGGTCCAACACTATCTCGGCTTCTCCAGGCACCAGCCATGCGAGAGCCACAACGATTTGCGTCTGCGAGACCTGTCCTTGTGCTCTCATTGATAATGTACTCAA CACCTGCCGCCCTGTTACCGATGCCTATTACGGAACATTAGAATGCCTCTCCAACTACACCTGCAACATCATGCAAATA atAAGTGGATATACCCAATATTTTACTAGCGTAGCGGGTTGTGGAGTGTCCTGCCCAAGACAAGCTCAG TTGTCCGCATCAAGACAGTTAGATTCATCacagaatataaattttgggAATCAAGCAAGGGTAGAGAGAAAATCTATGGTAAAGGGAATAAAGTCACTCATTCTTCGTCGAAAATCTACTTCTGGTAACCAAACTGAGGATCCAGAAAGAAATGAAGACATTGAGCCAAGAAAACGAACACTGAGTATTGTATCTAAAAAAGAGAGTGTGGATGACACAACGTCAATGCCGAACGGCTGTGCTAGATGCATCGAAAAAGGTTATACATGCATGAAAAATTGTCCACGAGCCAAAAAGAACTGA